A DNA window from Streptomyces sp. 71268 contains the following coding sequences:
- a CDS encoding acyltransferase, giving the protein MRHADRGGVDGATHHKRSAPRLYVLDGLRLVAALMVVLFHYVALYGGWENNPRAVFPSLHAYARYGWLGVEVFFLISGFVICMSTWGRSLGDFVVSRVSRIYPAYWVAVLLTAAVVTVWPQVRSVAGWGEVVTNLTMLQQGLGVSDVDGVYWTLFIELKFYALFAVVVATGVTYRKCVMFCGIWTAAAVIAPTADNTLLDMWAMPLYSPYFVAGIAFYLMHRFRPTALLWGIVLFSLLLAHHHLGERITDNLADPEQSIAHWPAHLIVVLAFGAMALIALGAFDRVRWRWLATAGALTYPLYLVHMYIGLTMIHWLRGLLPAPYIVLMVVVVMLLAAYALHRCVERPLGTWLRGAMRRGIDDMRRYSAPRAATGRPADPDRVGATAPGTTTADRAVATGVGPGAGPESLVAAERPVRERV; this is encoded by the coding sequence ATGCGCCACGCCGACCGAGGCGGTGTCGATGGGGCGACCCACCACAAGCGGTCGGCGCCCAGACTCTACGTCCTCGACGGGCTGCGGCTCGTCGCGGCTCTCATGGTGGTGCTCTTCCACTACGTCGCCCTCTACGGCGGCTGGGAGAACAACCCGCGCGCGGTCTTCCCCTCGCTGCACGCCTACGCGCGCTACGGCTGGCTCGGCGTCGAGGTCTTCTTCCTGATCAGCGGCTTCGTGATCTGCATGAGCACCTGGGGGCGTTCGCTCGGTGACTTCGTGGTCTCCCGGGTCTCGCGGATCTACCCCGCGTACTGGGTGGCGGTGCTGCTGACCGCGGCCGTCGTCACGGTCTGGCCGCAGGTGCGCAGCGTCGCGGGCTGGGGCGAGGTGGTGACCAACCTGACCATGCTCCAGCAGGGCCTCGGGGTCTCGGACGTGGACGGCGTGTACTGGACGCTGTTCATCGAGCTGAAGTTCTACGCGCTGTTCGCGGTGGTGGTCGCCACCGGGGTCACCTACCGCAAGTGCGTGATGTTCTGCGGCATCTGGACGGCGGCGGCGGTGATCGCGCCGACGGCGGACAACACGCTGCTCGACATGTGGGCGATGCCGCTGTACTCGCCGTACTTCGTGGCGGGCATCGCCTTCTACCTGATGCACCGGTTCCGGCCCACGGCGCTGCTGTGGGGCATTGTGCTGTTCTCGCTGCTGCTGGCCCACCACCACCTCGGCGAGCGGATCACCGACAACCTGGCCGACCCCGAGCAGTCCATCGCGCACTGGCCCGCGCACCTGATCGTGGTCCTCGCCTTCGGCGCCATGGCGCTGATCGCGCTCGGCGCCTTCGACCGGGTGCGCTGGCGCTGGCTGGCAACGGCCGGGGCACTCACGTACCCGCTGTACCTGGTGCACATGTACATCGGCCTCACGATGATCCACTGGCTGCGGGGGCTGCTGCCGGCGCCCTACATCGTGCTCATGGTGGTCGTGGTGATGCTGCTGGCCGCGTACGCGCTGCACCGCTGCGTCGAGCGCCCGCTCGGCACCTGGCTGCGCGGGGCGATGCGCCGGGGCATCGACGACATGCGGCGCTACTCGGCCCCGCGTGCGGCGACGGGCCGGCCGGCGGACCCGGACCGCGTGGGCGCCACCGCTCCCGGCACCACGACCGCTGACCGGGCGGTGGCCACCGGCGTCGGCCCGGGCGCCGGCCCGGAGTCCCTGGTGGCGGCGGAGCGACCGGTGCGCGAACGGGTGTGA
- a CDS encoding PIG-L family deacetylase has protein sequence MATAERRGTTQVHNSSRTGIARRSALVGFAAVAAATAAGCAGGASSHPRPVHRPVRAVDPSSTDAYASGGEPTLLQVMAHPDDDLYFMNPDAEHLVRAGVPVVSVYVTAGEAIGKNWVPGMPKPVLDKAAYSAARHQGLRQAYATMLGLDAFTPWRTSVLDLPGGVRAETNVLTNGRRRAQLVFLNIAMLSPGQVRIPALWAEPGAVMRSLPATGSPCQDVSTYDHDTLVDVLAAIMDGCRPTVIHTLDPDPEFQAHDAAHPKDNDYGSCSDHRDHTPTALFTWKAMSQWVADVTRRERRAPRFTTLAFRGYYNQRWPHNLPPSVVADKLRLVDAYGGDPRWECGNAAGCGDYGQGGGRALRSRKAWIRSTHHRYPGPQLALGTDRSGRLTAYGVLGTQAARWRETAPGSGRFAAPRNLGGGPLAPTLAQVTDAAGRTVLFGLRFARLEGQGGANTREIVALEERSPGGAFGRWRSLGTPEPQPVRGRRVGTPAAVATPDGRVHLFARTAAKGLATRVRSAGGQWGPWQNLGGGGVQDGLSAVLDAEHRVHVFAAGHDTVHHWSQDAPGEPLTFQPLIGLPTPGHQPGVVSAPDGSLTVVYRAPAAARPVAYRFTPTSGGRARRPAADAAAPHATPLREFDGYGAIGTGVLAARGGGDTVVLLGRATDGRVQLQKGLTTGAAPVRAPAGPLPVGTSALVAGVDQQVYVAGMGAGAAPWVWQPHPTSDV, from the coding sequence GTGGCCACCGCAGAACGACGCGGGACCACTCAGGTGCACAACTCCTCACGTACCGGCATAGCGCGGCGCTCGGCGCTGGTCGGCTTCGCGGCCGTCGCCGCCGCCACCGCCGCCGGGTGCGCGGGCGGTGCCTCCTCACACCCGCGCCCCGTCCACCGGCCGGTACGGGCCGTCGACCCGAGCTCGACCGACGCCTACGCGAGCGGTGGCGAGCCCACGCTGCTCCAGGTCATGGCCCACCCCGACGACGACCTGTACTTCATGAACCCGGACGCCGAGCACCTGGTGCGCGCCGGCGTGCCGGTGGTCTCGGTCTACGTCACGGCCGGCGAGGCGATCGGCAAGAACTGGGTGCCCGGCATGCCGAAGCCGGTGCTCGACAAGGCCGCCTACTCCGCCGCCCGGCACCAGGGGCTGCGCCAGGCGTACGCCACCATGCTCGGCCTCGACGCCTTCACGCCCTGGCGGACCTCGGTGCTCGACCTGCCCGGCGGCGTGCGGGCCGAGACCAACGTGCTGACCAACGGCCGCCGCCGGGCCCAGCTCGTCTTCCTGAACATCGCGATGCTCTCGCCGGGCCAGGTGCGCATCCCCGCCCTGTGGGCCGAGCCGGGCGCGGTCATGCGCAGCCTGCCGGCCACCGGCTCGCCGTGCCAGGACGTGAGCACGTACGACCACGACACGCTGGTCGACGTGCTGGCCGCCATCATGGACGGCTGCCGCCCCACGGTGATCCACACCCTGGACCCGGACCCCGAGTTCCAGGCCCACGACGCCGCCCACCCCAAGGACAACGACTACGGCTCCTGTTCCGACCACCGGGACCACACCCCGACCGCGCTGTTCACCTGGAAGGCCATGTCGCAGTGGGTGGCCGACGTCACCCGCCGCGAGCGGCGCGCGCCGCGCTTCACCACGCTCGCCTTCCGCGGCTACTACAACCAGCGCTGGCCCCACAACCTGCCGCCGAGCGTCGTCGCGGACAAGCTGCGCCTGGTGGACGCCTACGGCGGCGACCCGCGCTGGGAGTGCGGCAACGCGGCCGGCTGCGGCGACTACGGCCAGGGCGGCGGCCGGGCGCTGCGCAGCCGCAAGGCGTGGATCCGCTCCACCCACCACCGCTACCCGGGCCCGCAGCTCGCCCTCGGCACCGACCGGTCGGGCCGGCTGACCGCGTACGGCGTGCTCGGCACGCAGGCCGCCCGCTGGCGGGAGACCGCGCCGGGCAGCGGGCGCTTCGCGGCGCCGCGCAACCTGGGTGGCGGGCCGCTCGCGCCGACCCTGGCGCAGGTCACCGACGCGGCCGGGCGCACCGTGCTGTTCGGGCTGCGCTTCGCGCGCCTGGAGGGCCAGGGCGGCGCCAACACCCGGGAGATCGTGGCCCTTGAGGAGCGCTCGCCCGGCGGCGCGTTCGGCCGCTGGCGCAGCCTGGGCACGCCCGAGCCACAGCCGGTGCGCGGACGCCGGGTCGGCACTCCGGCCGCGGTCGCCACGCCCGACGGCCGGGTGCACCTGTTCGCCCGTACGGCCGCCAAGGGCCTGGCCACGCGGGTGCGCTCGGCCGGCGGCCAGTGGGGCCCGTGGCAGAACCTCGGTGGCGGCGGCGTGCAGGACGGGCTGTCCGCCGTGCTGGACGCCGAGCACCGGGTGCACGTCTTCGCGGCGGGCCACGACACCGTGCACCACTGGTCGCAGGACGCCCCCGGCGAGCCCCTCACTTTCCAGCCACTCATCGGGTTGCCAACGCCCGGCCACCAGCCGGGCGTGGTGTCGGCCCCCGACGGCTCGCTGACCGTGGTCTACCGCGCGCCCGCGGCCGCGCGCCCGGTGGCCTACCGCTTCACCCCGACCAGCGGCGGCCGGGCCCGCCGCCCGGCCGCCGACGCCGCCGCGCCGCACGCCACGCCGCTGCGGGAGTTCGACGGTTACGGGGCGATCGGCACCGGCGTGCTCGCCGCGCGCGGCGGCGGGGACACCGTCGTCCTGCTCGGACGGGCCACGGACGGACGGGTGCAGTTGCAGAAGGGCCTGACGACCGGGGCCGCGCCGGTGCGCGCGCCCGCGGGGCCGCTGCCGGTGGGTACGAGTGCGCTGGTCGCGGGCGTGGATCAGCAGGTGTACGTGGCCGGGATGGGGGCAGGCGCCGCGCCATGGGTCTGGCAACCCCACCCGACATCGGATGTCTGA
- a CDS encoding Ig-like domain-containing protein: MLHARRPQYRTSLQHRRTAALAGTAALAAAALTACSSADANTASDKPATVTVNLSGSQVKAGEQVKVTARGGKLTEVTVADTKGTKLTGRLAKDGTSWTSDRKTAPGASYTVTAQSTGDGGAKDSKTSSFRTVAADKVNKLDWRPGAKSTVGVAQPISLVFDHPVKNKAEVEKQLKVETSNNTEGSWGWMQDWSGKDRVDWRPREYWQPGTKVKLKAQLAGVDSGEGGWFVRDYATDFTVGERQVVSVDLDTKQLTLTRGGQRVRTIPISGGTPGGDKASWRGTTVLMSKEGTINMNSETVGLGNSYNKMVDYSMRLSWSGTYAHAAPWNAAYFGRANHSSGCIGMSDADAAALYGQVRVGDPFEIKGQETKGLIAPNNGFGEWNLSWDAWQAKSALRG, encoded by the coding sequence ATGCTTCACGCCCGACGCCCGCAGTACCGCACCTCGCTCCAGCACCGCCGTACGGCGGCCCTGGCCGGCACGGCGGCGCTGGCTGCCGCCGCCCTGACCGCCTGCTCCAGCGCGGACGCCAACACGGCGTCGGACAAGCCAGCGACGGTGACGGTCAACCTCTCCGGCTCCCAGGTCAAGGCCGGTGAGCAGGTCAAGGTGACGGCGCGGGGCGGCAAGCTGACCGAGGTGACGGTCGCCGACACCAAGGGCACCAAGCTGACCGGGCGCCTGGCCAAGGACGGGACCTCGTGGACCTCGGACCGGAAGACCGCCCCGGGCGCCAGCTACACCGTCACCGCGCAGTCCACGGGCGACGGCGGCGCGAAGGACTCGAAGACCTCCTCGTTCCGCACGGTGGCCGCGGACAAGGTCAACAAGTTGGACTGGCGGCCCGGTGCCAAGTCCACCGTGGGCGTGGCCCAGCCCATATCGCTGGTCTTCGACCACCCGGTCAAGAACAAGGCCGAGGTGGAGAAGCAGCTCAAGGTCGAGACGTCGAACAACACCGAGGGCTCCTGGGGCTGGATGCAGGACTGGTCGGGCAAGGACCGGGTGGACTGGCGGCCCAGGGAGTACTGGCAGCCGGGCACCAAGGTGAAGCTGAAGGCGCAGCTCGCGGGCGTGGACTCGGGCGAGGGCGGCTGGTTCGTCCGCGACTACGCGACGGACTTCACCGTCGGCGAGCGCCAGGTGGTCTCGGTGGACCTGGACACCAAGCAGCTCACCCTCACCCGGGGTGGCCAGCGGGTGCGGACGATCCCGATCTCGGGCGGCACCCCCGGCGGCGACAAGGCGTCCTGGCGGGGCACCACGGTGCTGATGTCCAAGGAGGGCACCATCAACATGAACTCCGAGACGGTGGGGCTCGGCAACTCGTACAACAAGATGGTCGACTACTCGATGCGGTTGAGCTGGTCGGGCACCTACGCGCACGCCGCGCCGTGGAACGCGGCCTACTTCGGCCGGGCCAACCACAGCTCGGGCTGCATCGGGATGAGCGACGCGGACGCCGCCGCGCTCTACGGGCAGGTGCGCGTCGGCGACCCGTTCGAGATCAAGGGCCAGGAGACCAAGGGGCTGATCGCGCCGAACAACGGCTTCGGCGAGTGGAACCTGAGCTGGGACGCGTGGCAGGCCAAGAGCGCGCTGCGCGGCTGA
- a CDS encoding RNA polymerase sigma factor SigF — MNTAQVEPVSPLETSGNAPESGGGLPELAEPHKLAPKDARSLSKLFFDRLTVLEEGTHEYQYARNTLIEINMSLVRFVAKRFSHRADEMEDIVQVGMIGLIKAIDRFELSREVEFPTFAVPYIVGEIKRFFRDTSWSVHVPRRLQEARIELAKASEELSGRLGRAPTVRELAEVLDMTEEQVIEARVAANGYNSASLDAAISGDDQDSAAALADFIGMDDPAMELIEDFHSLAPLIAELDERERRILHLRFVEELTQAQIGEQLGVSQMHVSRLLSRIISRLHRGLLTSR, encoded by the coding sequence ATGAACACGGCCCAGGTGGAGCCCGTATCTCCCTTGGAGACCAGCGGAAACGCCCCGGAGTCGGGCGGAGGTCTGCCGGAACTCGCCGAGCCGCACAAGCTCGCGCCGAAGGACGCCCGGTCGCTTTCCAAGCTCTTCTTCGACCGGTTGACCGTCCTTGAAGAGGGCACTCACGAATACCAGTACGCGCGCAACACGCTCATCGAGATCAACATGTCGTTGGTGCGGTTCGTGGCGAAGCGGTTCAGCCACCGCGCCGACGAGATGGAGGACATCGTCCAGGTCGGCATGATCGGCCTGATCAAGGCCATCGACCGGTTCGAGCTCTCCCGCGAGGTGGAGTTCCCCACCTTCGCCGTCCCGTACATCGTCGGCGAGATCAAGCGCTTCTTCCGGGACACGAGCTGGTCCGTGCACGTCCCCCGGCGCCTGCAGGAGGCCCGGATCGAGCTGGCCAAGGCCTCCGAGGAGCTGAGCGGCCGGCTGGGGCGCGCGCCGACGGTGCGCGAGCTTGCCGAGGTGCTGGACATGACCGAGGAGCAGGTGATCGAGGCCCGGGTGGCGGCCAACGGTTACAACTCGGCCTCCCTGGACGCCGCCATCAGCGGCGACGACCAGGACAGCGCGGCGGCGCTGGCCGACTTCATCGGCATGGACGACCCGGCCATGGAGCTGATCGAGGACTTCCATTCGCTGGCGCCGCTGATCGCCGAGCTGGACGAGCGGGAGCGGCGCATCCTGCACCTGCGGTTCGTCGAGGAGCTGACGCAGGCTCAGATCGGTGAGCAGCTCGGCGTCTCGCAGATGCACGTCTCGCGACTGCTGTCGCGCATCATCAGCCGGCTGCACCGCGGACTGCTCACCTCACGCTGA
- a CDS encoding ATP-binding protein yields the protein MDATRCSRVRPPVRSRFAIPRSASEARCLIEDLVRAREPAHGEAGPATERMADVLLVTSELVTNAIRHGGGVVGLWAALDADGLRIAVRDHSDDLPFVKPRTPDDPVPVGGYGWPMIRRLASEVHVTPCPGGGKEIRVALPVF from the coding sequence ATGGACGCCACGAGGTGTAGCCGCGTGCGACCTCCCGTCCGGAGTCGATTCGCCATTCCGCGCAGTGCCAGCGAGGCACGGTGCCTGATCGAGGACCTAGTGCGCGCACGGGAGCCGGCGCACGGCGAGGCCGGGCCAGCCACCGAGAGAATGGCGGACGTGCTGCTCGTGACCTCGGAACTGGTCACCAACGCGATCCGGCACGGCGGCGGCGTCGTCGGCCTGTGGGCCGCGCTCGACGCCGACGGGCTACGAATCGCCGTACGCGACCACAGCGACGACCTGCCCTTCGTCAAACCACGCACCCCGGACGACCCGGTCCCCGTCGGGGGCTACGGCTGGCCGATGATCCGCCGGCTGGCCAGCGAGGTCCACGTCACCCCGTGCCCGGGCGGCGGCAAGGAGATCCGCGTCGCCCTGCCCGTGTTCTGA
- a CDS encoding SpoIIE family protein phosphatase — translation MSQDQGGAASQFTTRSKLAWLSAASTRIGTTLDLRRTAQELAEFVVPQLADAVAVDLLEVVLRGEEGDRRAEGAKLATRRAMAVRAVDALTNLEPDPVGEIIVRDEKHRDTLLTTVCLAQRKPVLVSRMTDRDFSRVASTDSAADKMRRGNVHSYMAVPLIARGLLLGSADFVRAGSSPPFTATDLALAEQLASKAAVFIDNARLYGREREHVISLQRSLLPRAAPHTPGLAVHTSYAPAADARGVGGDWYDLMALPGGRTALVVGDVMGHGVSAAATMGRLRTVARTLMMLDTAPDRVLARLDLATRDLEDDQVATCLCAVYDLADSTYTLASAGHPRPLLVDGDGKPTYVDVPIGAPLGAGVIPYDPLRVRVSPGSRLICYTDGLIKTRDDDPDTQFGRLLETVAQMPPQRLDDGSLLTALPGSDRRFDEAVLLTAASDGETPVRLAVWDLPPDGTAASKARRHVTDQLAQWDLDALADVTELIVSELVGNALRYGQGPGRLRLLQGERLMIEVSDTGPDLPQIQHADVSDEGGRGLQLINMLCRRWGSCRTSTGKIVWAEQDIPS, via the coding sequence GTGAGCCAGGACCAGGGCGGCGCGGCGAGCCAGTTCACCACGCGCAGCAAGCTGGCCTGGCTCAGCGCCGCCAGCACGCGCATCGGCACCACCCTCGACCTGCGGCGCACCGCACAGGAGCTGGCCGAGTTCGTCGTCCCCCAACTGGCGGACGCCGTGGCGGTGGACCTGCTGGAGGTGGTGCTGCGCGGCGAGGAGGGCGACCGCCGGGCCGAGGGGGCCAAGCTCGCCACGCGGCGGGCGATGGCCGTCCGCGCCGTGGACGCGCTGACCAACCTGGAGCCGGACCCGGTCGGCGAGATCATCGTCCGCGACGAGAAGCACCGCGACACGCTGCTGACCACCGTGTGCCTGGCCCAGCGCAAGCCGGTGCTCGTCTCCCGGATGACCGACCGCGACTTCTCGCGGGTCGCCTCCACCGACAGCGCCGCGGACAAGATGCGCCGCGGAAACGTGCACAGCTACATGGCGGTCCCGCTGATCGCCCGCGGCCTCCTGCTCGGCAGCGCCGACTTCGTGCGCGCCGGCAGCAGCCCGCCGTTCACCGCCACCGACCTGGCCCTGGCCGAACAGCTCGCCTCCAAGGCGGCGGTGTTCATCGACAACGCCCGGCTCTACGGGCGCGAGCGCGAGCACGTGATCTCCCTCCAGCGCAGCCTGCTGCCCCGCGCCGCCCCGCACACCCCGGGCCTGGCCGTGCATACCAGCTACGCGCCGGCGGCGGACGCCCGCGGCGTGGGCGGCGACTGGTACGACCTGATGGCGCTGCCCGGAGGGCGGACCGCGCTCGTGGTGGGCGACGTGATGGGGCACGGCGTGTCCGCGGCGGCCACCATGGGGCGGCTGCGCACCGTCGCCCGCACGCTGATGATGCTCGACACCGCCCCCGACCGCGTCCTGGCCCGGCTCGACCTGGCCACCCGCGACCTGGAGGACGACCAGGTCGCCACCTGTCTGTGCGCCGTCTACGACCTGGCGGACTCCACGTACACGCTGGCCAGCGCCGGCCACCCGCGCCCGCTGCTGGTCGACGGCGACGGCAAGCCCACCTACGTGGACGTGCCCATCGGCGCGCCGCTGGGCGCCGGCGTGATCCCGTACGACCCGCTGCGCGTCCGCGTCTCGCCGGGCAGCCGGCTGATCTGCTACACCGACGGCCTGATCAAGACCCGGGACGACGACCCCGACACCCAGTTCGGGCGGCTCCTGGAGACCGTGGCGCAGATGCCGCCGCAGCGCCTGGACGACGGCAGCCTGCTGACCGCGCTGCCCGGCAGCGACCGGCGCTTCGACGAGGCGGTCCTGCTCACCGCAGCGTCCGACGGCGAGACGCCGGTCCGGCTCGCCGTGTGGGACCTGCCCCCCGACGGCACCGCCGCCTCGAAAGCCCGCCGCCACGTGACCGACCAGCTCGCCCAGTGGGACCTGGACGCGCTCGCCGACGTCACCGAGCTGATCGTCAGCGAACTCGTCGGCAACGCCCTGCGGTACGGGCAGGGCCCGGGCCGGCTGCGCCTGCTCCAGGGCGAACGGCTCATGATCGAGGTCTCCGACACGGGCCCCGACCTGCCGCAGATCCAGCACGCCGACGTCAGTGACGAGGGCGGGCGCGGCCTCCAGCTCATCAACATGCTCTGCCGCCGCTGGGGTTCCTGCCGCACCTCCACCGGAAAGATCGTCTGGGCCGAGCAGGACATCCCGAGCTGA
- a CDS encoding nuclear transport factor 2 family protein has product MSQATTPTTPATEGQGFDYEAAVDRYFAAWNAADPAERERAVAAAWAEDGSYTDPLCDVSGHAQLAAVITGAREQYAGYTFRGTGTVDGHHHIVRFSWELVSDADGSSPAAGSDVMTLDEDGRARAVLGFLDRAPAA; this is encoded by the coding sequence ATGTCCCAGGCCACCACCCCGACCACCCCCGCGACCGAGGGCCAGGGCTTCGACTACGAGGCCGCCGTCGACCGCTACTTCGCCGCCTGGAACGCCGCCGACCCGGCCGAGCGGGAGCGCGCCGTGGCCGCCGCGTGGGCGGAGGACGGCTCGTACACCGACCCGCTGTGCGACGTCAGCGGCCACGCCCAGCTCGCGGCCGTGATCACCGGGGCGCGGGAGCAGTACGCCGGCTACACGTTCCGGGGCACCGGCACCGTCGACGGGCACCACCACATCGTGCGGTTCTCCTGGGAGCTGGTCTCGGACGCCGACGGCTCGTCGCCGGCGGCCGGGTCCGACGTGATGACGTTGGACGAGGACGGCCGCGCCCGCGCCGTGCTCGGCTTCCTGGACCGGGCGCCCGCCGCCTGA
- a CDS encoding helix-turn-helix transcriptional regulator, with translation MTTATVGSGVGALLRSWRGRRRISQLELALRADSSARHISFIETGRARPSQEMVLRLADHLDIPVRERNALLVAAGYAPHYPESSLDDPALSGLRAGLDRLLTAYEPYPALVMNGTYEVVAANAGTAMLLAGLPAHLTHPPVNAMRVTMHPEGIARRILNYRQWRGHLLEQMERQLALLRSEPLRTLYEEVSAYPLPPGSDRRTTSDATHVPFALPMVIEHDGRVLSFISTVTTFNTPMDVTVSELAVETFLPADPETARFLHEARP, from the coding sequence ATGACGACTGCCACGGTTGGCTCGGGTGTGGGTGCGCTGCTGCGGAGTTGGCGCGGCCGGCGCCGCATCAGCCAGTTGGAACTGGCGCTGCGGGCCGATTCGTCCGCGCGGCACATCAGCTTCATCGAGACCGGCCGGGCCCGCCCCAGCCAGGAGATGGTGCTGCGCCTCGCGGACCACCTCGACATACCCGTACGGGAGCGGAACGCGCTGCTCGTCGCGGCGGGATACGCCCCGCACTACCCGGAATCCTCGCTGGACGACCCCGCGTTGTCCGGGCTACGCGCCGGCCTGGACCGGCTGCTGACGGCCTATGAGCCGTATCCGGCGCTGGTCATGAACGGCACGTACGAGGTGGTGGCCGCCAACGCCGGTACCGCGATGCTGCTCGCCGGCCTGCCCGCGCACCTGACGCACCCGCCGGTGAACGCCATGCGCGTGACGATGCACCCGGAGGGCATCGCGCGCCGCATCCTCAACTACCGCCAGTGGCGCGGGCACCTGCTGGAGCAGATGGAGCGCCAGCTCGCGCTGCTCCGCTCGGAGCCGCTGCGCACACTGTACGAGGAGGTCAGCGCCTATCCGCTGCCGCCGGGCAGCGACCGGCGGACCACCTCCGACGCCACACACGTGCCGTTCGCACTGCCGATGGTCATCGAGCACGACGGCCGGGTGCTGTCGTTCATCTCGACGGTCACGACGTTCAACACGCCGATGGACGTGACCGTCTCCGAGCTGGCGGTGGAGACCTTCCTGCCCGCCGACCCGGAGACGGCCCGCTTCCTGCACGAGGCGCGCCCCTGA
- a CDS encoding 4a-hydroxytetrahydrobiopterin dehydratase encodes MAVEPLSRQEIEARLGELSGWSTDGDRITRTYALAGHPQAAALVVHVAQLQEELNHHADLLLSYDKLTVTVNTHSVGGKVTDLDLELARRLEAIAPAHGAR; translated from the coding sequence ATGGCCGTAGAACCGCTGTCCCGGCAGGAGATCGAGGCGCGCCTTGGCGAACTGTCCGGCTGGAGCACGGACGGCGACCGCATCACCCGCACGTACGCGCTCGCCGGCCACCCGCAGGCCGCCGCCCTCGTCGTGCACGTCGCCCAGCTCCAGGAGGAGCTGAACCACCACGCGGACCTGCTGCTCAGCTACGACAAGCTGACCGTCACGGTGAACACGCACAGCGTCGGCGGCAAGGTCACCGACCTCGACCTGGAACTCGCCCGCCGCCTGGAGGCCATCGCCCCCGCCCACGGCGCCCGGTAG
- a CDS encoding sigma-70 family RNA polymerase sigma factor encodes MPEPSDKLLAVRAGEGDEAAFELLVRRHSGQLLSLATRLLGSRADAEDAVQDAFVSAWRRLPEFRADAAFSTWMYRIVTNRCLNLLRARRPTQDLSTVPELSAPEHAASPVRAAESTEVVRALSDALDGLTPEQRACWVLRELHGLSYEEIADVTHISQQAVRGRIFRARRYLTEAMGAWR; translated from the coding sequence GTGCCCGAACCCAGCGACAAGCTGCTGGCCGTCCGGGCCGGGGAAGGCGACGAGGCGGCGTTCGAGTTGCTGGTGCGCCGGCACAGCGGGCAGTTGCTCAGCCTTGCCACCCGGCTCCTCGGCAGCCGGGCGGACGCGGAGGACGCCGTGCAGGACGCGTTCGTGAGCGCGTGGCGCAGGCTCCCGGAGTTCCGGGCCGACGCGGCGTTCTCCACCTGGATGTACCGCATCGTGACCAACCGGTGCCTCAACCTGCTCCGCGCCCGCCGACCCACCCAGGACCTGAGCACGGTCCCCGAGCTGAGCGCGCCCGAACACGCGGCGTCCCCGGTGCGCGCCGCCGAGTCCACCGAGGTGGTACGGGCGCTCTCGGACGCGCTCGACGGCCTGACCCCCGAGCAGCGCGCCTGTTGGGTGCTGCGCGAACTGCACGGCCTGTCGTACGAGGAGATCGCTGACGTGACCCACATCAGCCAGCAGGCCGTACGCGGCCGGATCTTCCGAGCACGGCGCTACCTGACGGAGGCGATGGGCGCATGGCGGTAG